Proteins from one Telopea speciosissima isolate NSW1024214 ecotype Mountain lineage chromosome 1, Tspe_v1, whole genome shotgun sequence genomic window:
- the LOC122641382 gene encoding cytochrome P450 704C1-like isoform X2, with amino-acid sequence MELMGFFSNPTSFMVATLAVMLVILTFNIFAAKKKRYHPVAGTIFNQLLNFSRLHDYMTELAAKYGTYRLLSPFRSEVYTADPANVEYILKTNFPNYGKGWHNYNILSDLLGDGIFTVDGEKWRHQRKVSSYEFSAKVLRDFSSIVFRRNAVKLAQILSEAATSNETFDIQDLFMKSTLDSIFKVGFGVELDSMGGSTEGTKFANAFDDSSALTIWRYVDILWPIKKFLNIGSEAALRKNIKVIDSFMYKLISKRIEQNKNSPGDASLKKDDILSRFLELNETDPKYLRDIVLNFLVAGRDTTATTLSWFLYMLCKHPHIQEKIAKEVKEATSMKENTSFDDFAASLTEENLDKMQYLYATLTETLRLYPAVAVDAKICFSDDTLPDGYNVKKGDMVTYQPYVMGRMKFIWGEDAEEFRPERWFNEDGVFRQESPSKFTAFQAGPRICLGKEFAYRQMRIFSALILGRFVFKLSDEKKPVHYRTMLNLHIDGGLYLRAFHRLGHNNLPNA; translated from the exons ATGGAGCTTATGGGTTTCTTCTCCAACCCCACATCCTTCATGGTTGCAACATTGGCTGTGATGCTTGTTATTCTCACTTTCAACATCTTTGCAGCAAAGAAGAAGCGATACCACCCAGTTGCAGGCACCATCTTTAACCAGCTACTGAACTTCAGTAGGTTGCATGACTACATGACTGAGCTTGCTGCCAAGTATGGTACTTACAGGTTGCTCAGCCCTTTCCGGAGCGAGGTCTATACAGCAGACCCTGCAAATGTTGAATACATCCTCAAAACAAACTTCCCAAATTATGGAAAG GGATGGCATAACTACAACATTTTGAGTGATCTCCTTGGTGATGGGATCTTCACTGTCGATGGCGAGAAGTGGCGACATCAAAGAAAGGTGTCAAGTTACGAGTTCTCAGCAAAGGTATTGAGGGACTTCAGCAGCATAGTCTTCAGAAGGAATGCAGTAAAACTTGCACAAATACTGTCTGAGGCTGCAACCTCTAATGAAACCTTTGATATTCAA GATCTATTCATGAAGTCTACCTTGGACTCAATTTTCAAAGTGGGATTTGGTGTAGAACTGGACAGCATGGGAGGATCAACTGAGGGGACCAAGTTTGCCAATGCATTTGATGATTCAAGTGCACTGACCATATGGCGTTATGTTGATATTCTATGGCCGATCAAGAAGTTTCTGAATATTGGATCAGAAGCTGcattaaggaaaaatattaaagTGATTGACAGCTTCATGTATAAATTAATCAGCAAAAGGATTGAACAGAATAAGAACTCACCTGGTGATGCTTCA TTAAAGAAAGACGACATCTTGTCAAGATTCCTTGAATTGAATGAGACGGATCCAAAGTACTTGAGAGATATCGTCCTTAATTTCTTAGTTGCTGGCAGAGACACAACAGCAACCACCCTTTCCTGGTTCCTTTACATGCTCTGCAAGCATCCTCACATACAGGAAAAAATTGcaaaagaagtgaaagaagCGACAAGTATGAAAGAAAATACATCGTTTGATGATTTCGCAGCAAGTCTGACTGAGGAAAACCTTGACAAGATGCAATATCTTTATGCAACACTAACGGAAACTCTTAGACTCTATCCTGCAGTTGCAGTG GatgcaaaaatttgtttttcGGATGATACATTACCAGATGGATACAATGTTAAAAAAGGAGACATGGTTACCTATCAGCCTTATGTCATGGGAAGAATGAAATTCATATGGGGTGAAGATGCAGAGGAGTTCCGACCAGAAAGATGGTTCAATGAAGATGGAGTTTTCCGACAAGAAAGTCCTTCAAAGTTTACAGCTTTCCAG GCTGGCCCACGAATTTGTCTGGGAAAGGAATTTGCATATCGGCAGATGAGGATCTTTTCAGCCCTAATATTAGGCCGCTTTGTGTTCAAGTTGAGTGATGAAAAGAAACCTGTCCACTACAGGACTATGCTCAATCTTCACATTGATGGAGGACTCTATCTCCGAGCCTTCCACAGACTGGGCCACAACAATCTACCAAATGCTTAA
- the LOC122641382 gene encoding cytochrome P450 704C1-like isoform X1 yields MELMGFFSNPTSFMVATLAVMLVILTFNIFAAKKKRYHPVAGTIFNQLLNFSRLHDYMTELAAKYGTYRLLSPFRSEVYTADPANVEYILKTNFPNYGKGWHNYNILSDLLGDGIFTVDGEKWRHQRKVSSYEFSAKVLRDFSSIVFRRNAVKLAQILSEAATSNETFDIQDLFMKSTLDSIFKVGFGVELDSMGGSTEGTKFANAFDDSSALTIWRYVDILWPIKKFLNIGSEAALRKNIKVIDSFMYKLISKRIEQNKNSPGDASVLKKDDILSRFLELNETDPKYLRDIVLNFLVAGRDTTATTLSWFLYMLCKHPHIQEKIAKEVKEATSMKENTSFDDFAASLTEENLDKMQYLYATLTETLRLYPAVAVDAKICFSDDTLPDGYNVKKGDMVTYQPYVMGRMKFIWGEDAEEFRPERWFNEDGVFRQESPSKFTAFQAGPRICLGKEFAYRQMRIFSALILGRFVFKLSDEKKPVHYRTMLNLHIDGGLYLRAFHRLGHNNLPNA; encoded by the exons ATGGAGCTTATGGGTTTCTTCTCCAACCCCACATCCTTCATGGTTGCAACATTGGCTGTGATGCTTGTTATTCTCACTTTCAACATCTTTGCAGCAAAGAAGAAGCGATACCACCCAGTTGCAGGCACCATCTTTAACCAGCTACTGAACTTCAGTAGGTTGCATGACTACATGACTGAGCTTGCTGCCAAGTATGGTACTTACAGGTTGCTCAGCCCTTTCCGGAGCGAGGTCTATACAGCAGACCCTGCAAATGTTGAATACATCCTCAAAACAAACTTCCCAAATTATGGAAAG GGATGGCATAACTACAACATTTTGAGTGATCTCCTTGGTGATGGGATCTTCACTGTCGATGGCGAGAAGTGGCGACATCAAAGAAAGGTGTCAAGTTACGAGTTCTCAGCAAAGGTATTGAGGGACTTCAGCAGCATAGTCTTCAGAAGGAATGCAGTAAAACTTGCACAAATACTGTCTGAGGCTGCAACCTCTAATGAAACCTTTGATATTCAA GATCTATTCATGAAGTCTACCTTGGACTCAATTTTCAAAGTGGGATTTGGTGTAGAACTGGACAGCATGGGAGGATCAACTGAGGGGACCAAGTTTGCCAATGCATTTGATGATTCAAGTGCACTGACCATATGGCGTTATGTTGATATTCTATGGCCGATCAAGAAGTTTCTGAATATTGGATCAGAAGCTGcattaaggaaaaatattaaagTGATTGACAGCTTCATGTATAAATTAATCAGCAAAAGGATTGAACAGAATAAGAACTCACCTGGTGATGCTTCAGTA TTAAAGAAAGACGACATCTTGTCAAGATTCCTTGAATTGAATGAGACGGATCCAAAGTACTTGAGAGATATCGTCCTTAATTTCTTAGTTGCTGGCAGAGACACAACAGCAACCACCCTTTCCTGGTTCCTTTACATGCTCTGCAAGCATCCTCACATACAGGAAAAAATTGcaaaagaagtgaaagaagCGACAAGTATGAAAGAAAATACATCGTTTGATGATTTCGCAGCAAGTCTGACTGAGGAAAACCTTGACAAGATGCAATATCTTTATGCAACACTAACGGAAACTCTTAGACTCTATCCTGCAGTTGCAGTG GatgcaaaaatttgtttttcGGATGATACATTACCAGATGGATACAATGTTAAAAAAGGAGACATGGTTACCTATCAGCCTTATGTCATGGGAAGAATGAAATTCATATGGGGTGAAGATGCAGAGGAGTTCCGACCAGAAAGATGGTTCAATGAAGATGGAGTTTTCCGACAAGAAAGTCCTTCAAAGTTTACAGCTTTCCAG GCTGGCCCACGAATTTGTCTGGGAAAGGAATTTGCATATCGGCAGATGAGGATCTTTTCAGCCCTAATATTAGGCCGCTTTGTGTTCAAGTTGAGTGATGAAAAGAAACCTGTCCACTACAGGACTATGCTCAATCTTCACATTGATGGAGGACTCTATCTCCGAGCCTTCCACAGACTGGGCCACAACAATCTACCAAATGCTTAA